In the Candidatus Eremiobacteraceae bacterium genome, one interval contains:
- the metK gene encoding methionine adenosyltransferase: MAYKRLFTSESVTEGHPDKIADQISDAVLDAVLREDPNGRVACETFVITGQVHVAGEISTSCYVDIPKLVRDTVRSIGYTDSAFGFDADTCGISVSIDEQSPDIALGVDRALEVKEGSAEAMSAVGAGDQGMMFGFACRETKELMPLPIVLAHRITHTLAAARKNEVVDFLRPDGKAQVTIEYDGHKPVRIDTLVVSTQHAHGYDHGVIHDNVLKHVLRPAVDGYLGIDEKTNIYINPTGRFVIGGPLGDAGLTGRKIIADTYGGMARHGGGAFSGKDPTKVDRSAAYAARYVAKNVVAAGLADRCEIQVAYAIGVAKPVSVMVECFGTNRIDESKIAELISSHFDLRPGAIIQRLNLRRPIYRQTAAYGHFGRPELDLPWERLDMAASLRDAAGIKLDDEKFPLPVLK, from the coding sequence ATGGCTTACAAGCGGTTATTCACATCGGAGAGCGTCACTGAGGGGCATCCCGACAAAATCGCCGACCAGATCTCGGATGCCGTGCTTGACGCCGTGCTTCGCGAAGATCCCAACGGCCGCGTGGCATGTGAGACGTTCGTCATCACCGGCCAAGTGCACGTCGCCGGGGAGATATCCACGTCGTGCTACGTCGATATCCCCAAGCTCGTACGCGATACCGTCCGTTCGATCGGCTATACCGACTCCGCATTCGGATTCGATGCCGACACCTGCGGCATCTCCGTCTCTATCGACGAGCAGTCGCCTGACATCGCGCTCGGCGTCGACCGCGCGCTCGAGGTAAAGGAAGGCTCCGCCGAAGCGATGTCCGCCGTCGGGGCCGGCGACCAAGGTATGATGTTCGGTTTCGCGTGCCGCGAGACCAAGGAACTCATGCCGTTGCCGATCGTGCTGGCGCACCGCATCACGCACACGCTGGCGGCCGCGCGCAAGAACGAAGTGGTCGACTTCTTGCGTCCGGACGGCAAGGCGCAGGTCACGATCGAATACGACGGACACAAACCGGTGCGCATCGACACGCTCGTGGTCTCAACGCAGCACGCGCACGGGTACGACCATGGCGTGATCCACGACAACGTCTTGAAGCATGTGTTGCGTCCGGCGGTCGACGGTTATTTAGGCATCGACGAAAAGACCAACATCTACATCAATCCCACTGGCCGCTTCGTCATCGGCGGACCGCTCGGCGACGCTGGGCTGACCGGCCGCAAGATCATCGCCGACACGTATGGCGGCATGGCGCGCCATGGCGGCGGCGCTTTCTCCGGCAAGGATCCGACAAAAGTCGACCGTTCAGCCGCCTATGCGGCGCGCTACGTCGCGAAGAACGTGGTGGCCGCCGGCCTTGCGGATCGCTGCGAGATCCAAGTCGCGTACGCGATCGGCGTTGCGAAACCGGTCTCCGTCATGGTGGAGTGCTTCGGCACGAACCGAATCGACGAGTCGAAGATCGCGGAACTGATATCGAGTCACTTCGACCTCCGTCCGGGCGCCATCATCCAACGCCTCAATCTGCGCCGGCCCATCTACCGGCAGACGGCCGCGTACGGACACTTCGGCCGGCCAGAGCTGGATCTGCCGTGGGAACGGCTGGACATGGCAGCGTCGTTGCGCGATGCCGCTGGGATCAAGCTCGACGACGAGAAGTTCCCGCTGCCGGTCCTCAAATAG
- the ahcY gene encoding adenosylhomocysteinase: MSTTHEGLAAAACDIRDPGLAPSGRRRIAWAEQSMPVLAAVRERFAKEKPFAGIRLGACLHVTTETANLMIALRAGGAEVALCASNPLSTQDDVAAALVADHGCKVFAVKGEDNARYYSHIEAVIATSPQFTMDDGCDLVTTILTKHPAKMGDIIGGTEETTTGVIRLRSMERDGVLKYPIVAVNDALTKHLFDNRYGTGQSTLDGIVRATNVLLAGKVIVVAGYGWCGRGIAQRARGMGAQVVVTEIDPTKALEAAMDGYSVMTMREAASRGDIFITVTGNTGVLREEHFLAMKTGAFVANSGHFNVEVDIEALERLAEGEKTRPRDFVEEYKLGDGRTICLLGEGRLINLAAAEGHPAAVMDMSFANQALAAEYVVKRRGTLKASVFSVPKEIDEEVARLKLAALGVTIDVLSPEQQKYLDSWNEGT; encoded by the coding sequence TTGTCGACCACGCATGAAGGCTTGGCCGCGGCAGCCTGCGACATCCGCGATCCTGGGCTGGCTCCTTCAGGCCGCCGGCGCATCGCGTGGGCCGAGCAGAGCATGCCGGTTCTCGCCGCGGTGCGCGAGCGCTTCGCCAAGGAGAAACCGTTCGCGGGGATTCGTCTCGGCGCGTGTTTGCACGTGACCACCGAGACGGCAAACCTGATGATCGCGCTGCGCGCGGGAGGGGCCGAAGTGGCCCTCTGCGCGAGCAATCCGCTCTCCACGCAGGACGACGTCGCGGCGGCGCTCGTCGCCGATCACGGCTGCAAAGTTTTCGCCGTCAAGGGCGAGGACAACGCGCGTTATTACAGTCACATCGAAGCCGTCATCGCGACCAGTCCGCAATTCACGATGGACGACGGCTGCGACCTCGTGACGACGATCCTCACCAAACACCCCGCCAAAATGGGCGACATCATCGGCGGGACCGAGGAGACGACGACCGGCGTCATCCGCCTGCGCAGCATGGAGCGCGACGGCGTGTTGAAATATCCGATCGTCGCGGTCAACGACGCGCTCACCAAACACCTTTTCGACAATCGCTACGGCACGGGCCAGTCAACGCTTGACGGCATCGTGCGCGCCACCAACGTGCTGCTCGCGGGTAAAGTCATCGTCGTAGCCGGCTACGGCTGGTGCGGGCGCGGCATCGCGCAGCGCGCGCGCGGAATGGGCGCACAAGTCGTGGTCACGGAGATCGATCCCACCAAAGCGCTCGAAGCGGCGATGGACGGCTATTCGGTGATGACCATGCGCGAGGCGGCGTCGCGCGGCGACATCTTCATCACGGTCACGGGTAATACGGGCGTGCTGCGCGAGGAGCATTTCCTCGCGATGAAGACCGGCGCTTTCGTCGCTAACAGCGGCCACTTCAACGTCGAGGTGGATATCGAAGCGCTCGAACGGCTTGCCGAAGGCGAAAAAACGCGGCCGCGCGATTTCGTGGAGGAATACAAGCTCGGCGACGGCCGCACGATCTGTCTGCTCGGCGAAGGTCGTTTGATCAACCTCGCTGCAGCGGAAGGGCATCCGGCGGCCGTGATGGACATGTCGTTCGCAAACCAAGCGCTCGCCGCCGAATACGTCGTCAAGCGGCGCGGCACGCTAAAAGCGTCCGTCTTCAGCGTGCCGAAAGAGATCGATGAAGAAGTCGCCCGGCTCAAGCTCGCGGCGCTCGGTGTGACGATCGACGTGCTAAGTCCAGAGCAGCAAAAATATCTTGATTCGTGGAACGAAGGAACCTGA